One window of the Salvia splendens isolate huo1 chromosome 1, SspV2, whole genome shotgun sequence genome contains the following:
- the LOC121755117 gene encoding probable disease resistance RPP8-like protein 2, protein MGENMAVDAVASVVLQKLRELIKDKSFASNKIIGRRLKQMEQMLNKKIWRSLVGAADKEQNAEEIKNLRKEYLCEIYSIEDSIESFALRFTRQRKKLGFLMNHALFLQNFTALKMLDSKLRNIKTKVKRLNRRTNSLESSNIEGTNSLQSMNWVESRTNSLESSSIEGTSSLESMNRVESRTKSLESNNIEGRLEIKQNPPLSSIHEETQVLSSSMKEKEIDNMKSSYNHLDHHLKLCLVYMTLFPRERDIPVRRLIRLWLAEGFVERQKHGGFQEDGAQEYFEDLVKRSLIMVSKQRSDGSARRCRLQGALHDHLLEQARDIRLFHVHPGSDSSCETRRLVEYADARNAPLEPCQTQHVRSYISFNLQKKDTPAKHVNSLVSKMGKGLGLLRVLDLEGVYKPNLPDNLGDLFHLRYLGLRWTFLDKLPKSVGELPYLQTLDLKHTRIDKIPTTIWKLKNLQHLNLDEVHLDKNAPLHCRESLPDLLTLWGLSVSHESPIKNGLSKMKHLRELGISFRFIQRSADHDAVQDRGQGQATEALVKWISELKDLQSLRLRSKDDCGKPSDLSLLHFSGLTKLSHMKLLGKLQQLPTLDQFPPHIKVLTLSLTFLSEDPMPILGQLLDLTVLRLLGSSFVKEKMVCPSKSFKNLEVLKLWVLQDLEEWKVEDGAMKKLKEVNIRRCSKLQNFPASLLEQETFQDLILNNMPSEFKNNIAKEYQWKVSIKDF, encoded by the coding sequence ATGGGTGAGAACATGGCTGTAGATGCAGTTGCATCTGTGGTGCTCCAGAAGCTAAGGGAGTTGATAAAGGACAAGTCCTTCGCAAGCAACAAGATCATTGGCCGTCGCCTCAAGCAGATGGAGCAGATGCTCAATAAAAAGATCTGGCGCTCCTTGGTTGGTGCTGCAGATAAGGAACAAAATGCTGAAGAGATCAAGAATCTGAGGAAGGAGTATCTCTGCGAAATCTACTCCATCGAGGACTCCATCGAGTCCTTTGCCCTTCGCTTCACCCGCCAGAGGAAGAAGCTCGGATTCCTCATGAATCATGCTCTCTTCCTCCAAAATTTCACAGCTCTCAAAATGCTCGACTCCAAACTCCGCAATATTAAGACAAAGGTTAAGAGGCTCAACCGTCGAACAAACAGCCTTGAAAGCAGCAACATAGAGGGAACAAACAGCCTTCAAAGCATGAATTGGGTCGAGAGCAGAACAAACAGCCTTGAAAGCAGCAGCATAGAGGGAACAAGCAGCCTTGAAAGCATGAATCGTGTCGAGAGCAGAACAAAGAGCCTTGAAAGCAACAACATAGAGGGAAGACTGGAGATCAAACAGAATCCTCCACTTTCTTCTATTCATGAAGAAACTCAAGTTCTGAGCTCAAGCATGAAGGAGAAGGAGATCGATAACATGAAGTCAAGCTACAATCATCTGGATCACCATTTGAAACTGTGTCTAGTCTATATGACACTGTTTCCCAGAGAACGCGACATTCCAGTGAGGAGGCTGATACGGTTGTGGCTTGCTGAGGGATTCGTAGAACGACAGAAACATGGAGGGTTCCAAGAAGATGGGGCGCAAGAGTATTTCGAAGATCTGGTGAAACGCAGCTTGATAATGGTGTCGAAACAAAGGTCAGATGGAAGCGCTAGAAGGTGCCGGTTGCAAGGGGCTCTCCACGACCACTTGTTGGAACAGGCGCGGGATATCCGCCTTTTCCATGTTCATCCTGGATCAGATAGTTCTTGCGAAACGAGGAGACTTGTTGAATATGCTGATGCCAGGAATGCTCCACTTGAGCCTTGTCAAACTCAACATGTTAGGTCTTACATATCTTTCAACCTACAGAAAAAGGATACTCCAGCAAAGCATGTAAACTCTCTTGTTAGCAAAATGGGCAAAGGGCTTGGCTTGCTGAGGGTACTTGATCTGGAGGGAGTCTACAAACCTAATTTGCCCGACAACCTAGGTGACTTGTTTCATTTGAGGTATCTGGGATTGAGATGGACTTTCTTGGATAAGCTTCCTAAATCAGTTGGTGAACTCCCTTATCTCCAAACGTTAGACTTGAAGCATACACGCATCGACAAGATCCCGACCACCATTTGGAAACTGAAGAATCTCCAGCATCTCAATCTCGATGAAGTCCATCTAGACAAGAATGCGCCTCTGCATTGCCGAGAATCCTTGCCTGATCTCCTGACACTCTGGGGATTATCAGTCAGCCATGAGAGCCCGATCAAAAATGGTTTGAGCAAGATGAAACACCTAAGAGAATTGGGCATTTCTTTCCGTTTCATCCAGCGCAGTGCTGATCATGATGCTGTCCAAGACAGAGGTCAAGGCCAAGCTACAGAAGCTTTGGTGAAGTGGATTTCTGAGCTAAAGGATCTTCAATCATTGAGGTTGCGATCCAAAGATGATTGTGGGAAACCTTCGGATCTTAGTTTATTGCATTTTTCAGGCTTGACAAAACTATCTCACATGAAGTTACTTGGGAAGCTGCAACAACTTCCTACCTTGGATCAGTTCCCACCTCATATTAAGGTTCTCACATTATCATTGACGTTTCTATCCGAAGATCCCATGCCAATTCTTGGACAGCTCCTGGATTTAACAGTTTTGAGGCTGCTCGGCAGTTCATTCGTCAAGGAGAAAATGGTCTGCCCGAGTAAAAGCTTTAAGAATCTTGAGGTTCTAAAACTCTGGGTGCTCCAAGATCTCGAGGAATGGAAAGTCGAAGACGGAGCAATGAAGAAACTCAAAGAGGTCAACATTAGAAGGTGTTCCAAACTTCAAAACTTCCCAGCCAGCTTGCTGGAGCAGGAAACTTTCCAAGATTTGATCTTGAACAACATGCCCTCTGAGTTCAAGAACAATATTGCCAAAGAGTATCAGTGGAAGGTCTCCATCAAAGATTTCTAA
- the LOC121755093 gene encoding uncharacterized protein LOC121755093: MKSLMEVLPLNLMTFFDEWEVRVSIILSLFLQILLITMGGRRKYICRLWIRIILWSAYLLADWVAVVSLGIISKNTLDKCHKKINDEPGIELRWFWAQFFLLHLGSPDAITAYSLEDNELWLRHLVGMVIQTGLAFYVLLVASPGSDWLPSLSALIFIAGGIKYGERLSTLCAANSENFRDSMLPEPDPGPNYAKFMEEYALKEAEGFSVSVDEVEEIHGPAQHDFPDEPSVLEAYDLFLTFKRLFADTILSFQDRDRSKSYFMKLDGEQAFKVVEIELGFMFDELYTKASIVYNLRGCFLRAITFSCTLIAWMVFIFVCDKAKYKVLDLVITHLLLVVAVFLEIYAVGALVNSDWMCRLRGCDRSRRTTSFARVIHWFQPVKKRWSEKAAQHNLLDLCVGNKFAVLPRSIRKATRIYHYIEKQWHKSFVDVSIDLKKLIFGELKSYTNCSASTMWNRRGSFTLEKYPSLSLLIRTKR, encoded by the coding sequence ATGAAAAGCCTTATGGAAGTGCTTCCACTAAATTTGATGACATTCTTTGACGAATGGGAAGTCAGGGTGTCCATCATCCTCAGCCTCTTCTTGCAAATTTTGCTGATCACTATGGGTGGTCGCAGGAAATATATATGCAGACTTTGGATCCGAATCATTCTCTGGTCTGCTTACTTATTGGCAGATTGGGTGGCTGTCGTCTCGCTTGGCATCATCTCGAAGAACACCCTTGATAAGTGCCACAAAAAGATTAATGATGAACCTGGGATTGAACTGAGGTGGTTCTGGGCTCAGTTCTTTCTGCTGCATTTAGGCAGCCCCGACGCCATCACAGCGTATTCTCTTGAAGACAATGAGCTGTGGCTGAGGCATTTGGTGGGGATGGTGATTCAAACTGGCCTTGCTTTCTATGTACTACTTGTTGCTTCCCCCGGCTCGGATTGGCTTCCCTCTTTGAGTGCCCTCATCTTTATAGCGGGTGGAATCAAGTACGGAGAGCGCTTGTCCACGTTGTGTGCAGCCAATAGTGAGAATTTCCGTGACTCTATGCTCCCAGAGCCTGATCCGGGGCCCAACTACGCGAAATTCATGGAGGAATACGCGTTGAAGGAAGCTGAAGGGTTCAGTGTTAGTGTGGATGAGGTTGAAGAAATACATGGTCCTGCTCAGCACGATTTCCCCGATGAACCAAGTGTACTAGAAGCTTACGACTTATTCTTGACGTTTAAGCGCCTATTTGCTGACACAATCTTGAGCTTTCAAGATCGTGACAGAAGCAAATCCTACTTCATGAAGCTGGACGGGGAGCAAGCTTTTAAGGTTGTTGAGATTGAGCTTGGGTTCATGTTTGATGAACTCTACACGAAAGCATCCATTGTCTATAATCTCAGGGGGTGTTTCCTTCGGGCGATCACTTTCTCGTGCACGCTCATTGCATGGATGGTGTTCATCTTCGTGTGCGATAAAGCCAAGTACAAGGTGTTGGACTTGGTGATCACTCACTTGTTGCTTGTGGTGGCTGTCTTCTTAGAGATATACGCTGTTGGGGCTCTCGTGAACTCAGATTGGATGTGTAGGCTCAGGGGATGTGACAGAAGTCGCAGAACAACTAGTTTTGCTCGCGTAATTCACTGGTTTCAGCCAGTCAAGAAGAGATGGTCGGAGAAAGCTGCTCAACACAATCTACTTGATCTTTGTGTAGGAAACAAATTTGCAGTGTTGCCTAGAAGCATCAGAAAGGCTACTAGAATCTATCACTACATTGAAAAGCAGTGGCACAAGTCGTTTGTCGACGTCTCCATAGATCTGAAAAAGCTAATATTCGGGGAGTTGAAGAGCTACACAAATTGCTCTGCTTCTACTATGTGGAATAGAAGGGGAAGTTTCACTCTTGAAAAgtatccctctctctctctcttgataAGAACAAAGAGATAG
- the LOC121792595 gene encoding uncharacterized protein LOC121792595, whose product MHAKTRSMIQLRWFWAQFLLLHLGTITAYSLEDNELWLRHLVGMGIQTGLAFYILLVAFHSSDWLPYMSVLIFIAGGIKYIMTKPNATSAAFDIIEIEFGFLFDAKASVVYNLRGCILRLITFSFTLISWMFFFFFFFFFFFKWEKGKYKRLDLVITLTCCLGWLSCLLGDICC is encoded by the exons ATGCATGCCAAAACAAGATCAATGATTCAACTGAGGTGGTTCTGGGCTCAGTTCCTTCTGCTGCATTTAGGCACCATCACAGCATATTCTCTTGAAGATAATGAGCTGTGGCTGAGGCATTTGGTGGGAATGGGGATTCAGACTGGCCTTGCTTTCTATATCCTACTTGTTGCTTTCCACAGCTCGGATTGGCTTCCCTATATGAGTGTCCTCATCTTCATTGCAGGTGGAATCAAGTAT ATTATGACAAAACCAAATGCTACTTCGGCTGCTTTTGATATTATTGAGATTGAGTTTGGATTCTTGTTTGACGCGAAAGCATCTGTGGTCTATAATCTCAGGGGGTGTATCCTTCGGCTGATCACCTTCTCGTTCACGCTCATCTCATGgatgttcttcttcttcttcttcttcttcttcttcttcaagtgGGAGAAAGGGAAGTACAAGAGGTTGGACTTGGTGATCACTCTCACTTGTTGCTTGGGGTGGCTGTCTTGTCTTCTTGGAGATATATGCTGTTAG